The proteins below come from a single Crossiella sp. CA-258035 genomic window:
- the eccB gene encoding type VII secretion protein EccB: protein MQNKRDQLQAHQFVTGRLVTALVRGEPDQQDTPLRRAGTGTLIGAGLGVALLLGYFVYGLVVRGGNTSWQQPGAIIVAEETGSRFLYLDGTLRPVANYASALLAAGEKAKVRSVSANSLREVPHGRPIGIPDAPEVLPDPARLSTAPWLVCAAFAANPDETSRPAVALGLDTAWPTTQVPDEQAVLVRDVNGELHLVWRDRRLRIGGEAVLAALGYASVRPLPVDPAWLNAIEPGPALTSPQVPGRGATGSTVDGRPTVVGQIFQTRNAAGAEDYFLMRNDGLAPLSRTELALVQGDPATAQAYQGRPVQPIVISAAGAAQAKRSATGAAPNLPGTPPQAVGDLGADGRTLCLRLTMDRAGPTARLVTVPRGQLDLSRATPKADPRIADLVRVPPGSGALIEAQPAPGVSSGTRFVLTDLGVKYPVPSAEVAALLGYGGATPVPVPTGLLSFLPTGPALDPAAARTELAVPR, encoded by the coding sequence GTGCAGAACAAGCGAGACCAGTTGCAGGCACACCAGTTCGTCACCGGCAGGCTGGTGACCGCCCTGGTGCGCGGCGAACCCGACCAGCAGGACACCCCGCTGCGCCGCGCCGGTACCGGCACCCTCATCGGCGCGGGCCTGGGCGTGGCACTGCTGCTGGGCTACTTCGTCTACGGACTCGTCGTGCGCGGCGGCAACACCAGCTGGCAGCAGCCGGGCGCGATCATCGTGGCCGAGGAGACCGGCAGCCGGTTCCTCTACCTGGACGGCACCCTGCGCCCGGTGGCCAACTACGCCTCCGCGCTGCTGGCCGCGGGGGAGAAGGCCAAGGTCCGCTCGGTGTCGGCGAACTCGCTGCGCGAGGTGCCGCACGGCAGGCCGATCGGCATTCCCGACGCCCCCGAGGTGCTGCCCGACCCCGCCAGGCTCAGCACCGCGCCGTGGTTGGTGTGCGCGGCCTTCGCCGCCAACCCGGACGAGACCAGCAGGCCCGCCGTCGCCCTCGGCCTGGACACCGCCTGGCCCACCACCCAGGTCCCGGACGAGCAGGCCGTGCTGGTCCGCGACGTCAACGGCGAACTGCACCTGGTGTGGCGGGACCGGCGGCTGCGCATCGGCGGCGAGGCGGTGCTGGCCGCGCTCGGCTACGCCAGCGTGCGCCCGCTGCCGGTGGATCCGGCCTGGCTCAACGCGATCGAGCCCGGCCCCGCCCTCACCTCGCCCCAGGTGCCCGGCCGCGGCGCCACCGGGTCCACTGTGGACGGACGCCCGACCGTGGTCGGCCAGATCTTCCAGACCCGCAACGCCGCGGGCGCGGAGGACTACTTCCTGATGCGCAACGACGGCCTTGCCCCGTTGTCCCGCACCGAACTCGCGCTGGTGCAAGGCGATCCGGCCACCGCACAGGCCTACCAGGGCCGCCCGGTGCAGCCGATCGTCATCTCCGCGGCGGGCGCGGCCCAGGCCAAGCGCTCGGCCACCGGAGCCGCGCCGAACCTGCCGGGCACCCCGCCGCAGGCCGTCGGCGACCTCGGCGCGGACGGCCGCACCCTGTGCCTGCGCCTGACCATGGACCGCGCGGGCCCGACCGCCCGGCTGGTCACCGTGCCCCGCGGCCAGCTCGACCTCAGCCGCGCCACCCCCAAGGCCGACCCGAGGATCGCCGACCTGGTCCGGGTGCCGCCCGGCTCCGGCGCGCTGATCGAGGCCCAGCCCGCGCCGGGCGTGTCCTCCGGCACCCGGTTCGTGCTCACTGACCTGGGCGTCAAGTACCCGGTGCCCTCCGCCGAGGTCGCCGCGCTGCTCGGTTACGGCGGCGCGACCCCGGTGCCGGTGCCGACCGGCCTGTTGTCCTTCCTGCCCACCGGACCGGCGCTCGACCCGGCGGCGGCCCGCACCGAACTGGCGGTCCCACGATGA
- the eccD gene encoding type VII secretion integral membrane protein EccD — MTTAAHPADQLCRLTVAAPGGRADLAVPQDIPLAELLPVLLRHVDPGLTVAAGGEREWVLQRLGDTPLDTDATPAALGLRDGEVLHLRPARIPLPAIGFDDLTDGVGVAIRGRADRWRPELTRWLFLGLAATALLVLLLALLTVPGPLWLRAAGSGAVAVLLLAAGAIASRAIGDAPVAAQLGLAAAPFAAVAGSLVPGTGFGAPNLLGAGSAAMAATVLAVLAVRTAVPVFLATGVAAVAAALGGLLVLWPKLSPGGSAAVVATVAFGLTMLAPGVATRMVRLRPPQLPGGAEELQEDIEPLSEPEVLAKAKSADRLLTALLAGSAVVVAACLPPVVAAPGWTAPAFLAAMCTALLLRSRVLVSTGQRLAVAVPGAAGFAVLLHAGAHAPLPALRVISLVGLAVLAGLLVLGAWRLPGKRLLPYWGRAADIGETAAAIAVVPLLLAVLDAYALIRALAG, encoded by the coding sequence ATGACCACCGCCGCCCACCCGGCCGACCAGCTCTGCCGGCTCACCGTGGCCGCACCCGGCGGCCGCGCCGATCTCGCTGTGCCTCAGGACATCCCGCTGGCCGAGCTGCTGCCCGTGCTGCTCCGGCACGTCGACCCCGGCCTGACCGTGGCCGCCGGTGGCGAGCGGGAGTGGGTGCTGCAACGCCTCGGCGACACGCCGCTGGACACCGACGCCACCCCGGCCGCGCTCGGCCTGCGCGACGGTGAGGTGCTGCACCTGCGCCCGGCGCGGATCCCGTTGCCCGCCATCGGTTTCGACGACCTCACCGACGGTGTCGGGGTGGCCATCCGGGGCCGGGCGGACCGGTGGCGGCCGGAGCTGACCCGGTGGCTGTTCCTCGGCCTGGCCGCGACCGCGTTGCTGGTGCTGCTCCTCGCGCTGCTCACCGTGCCCGGCCCGCTGTGGCTGCGCGCCGCCGGATCCGGCGCGGTCGCCGTGCTGCTGCTGGCCGCGGGCGCGATCGCCTCCCGCGCGATCGGCGACGCCCCGGTGGCCGCCCAGCTCGGCCTGGCCGCCGCCCCCTTCGCCGCGGTGGCCGGATCCTTGGTGCCGGGAACGGGATTCGGCGCACCCAACCTGCTCGGCGCTGGCTCAGCGGCGATGGCCGCCACCGTGCTGGCCGTGCTCGCGGTGCGCACCGCGGTGCCGGTGTTCCTGGCCACCGGGGTGGCCGCGGTCGCCGCGGCCCTGGGCGGATTGCTCGTCCTGTGGCCAAAACTGAGCCCAGGTGGCTCGGCCGCGGTGGTCGCCACTGTCGCGTTTGGACTGACCATGCTCGCACCCGGCGTGGCCACCCGGATGGTGCGCCTGCGCCCGCCGCAGCTGCCCGGCGGGGCCGAGGAGCTGCAAGAGGACATCGAACCGCTGTCCGAACCCGAGGTGCTGGCCAAGGCCAAGTCCGCCGACCGGTTGCTCACCGCGCTGCTGGCCGGTTCCGCCGTGGTGGTCGCGGCCTGCCTGCCGCCCGTGGTGGCGGCCCCCGGCTGGACCGCGCCCGCCTTCCTGGCCGCGATGTGCACCGCGCTGCTGCTGCGCTCCCGGGTGCTGGTCAGCACCGGACAGCGGCTCGCGGTGGCCGTGCCCGGCGCGGCCGGGTTCGCCGTGCTGCTGCACGCCGGGGCGCACGCGCCGCTGCCCGCGCTGCGGGTGATCTCCCTGGTAGGACTGGCGGTGCTGGCCGGACTGCTGGTGCTCGGCGCCTGGCGACTGCCCGGCAAACGGCTGCTCCCGTACTGGGGCCGGGCCGCCGACATCGGTGAGACCGCCGCCGCGATCGCCGTGGTGCCGCTGCTGCTCGCGGTGCTCGACGCGTACGCGCTGATCCGCGCACTGGCCGGGTGA
- the eccCa gene encoding type VII secretion protein EccCa — protein sequence MSTVQISRPPRRPAPPLPRGELELQEPPALPEAQAADISMAMTYLPMALGSGATVLLFANPGAGPVTYIASGLMAVSTIGMLVMQLGRAAGDRKRKLKGERRDYLRYLSQVRKQVRRAILEHRVALTYDHPDPARLWTIAAGPRLWERRPSDDDFAEIRVGTGTQRSLIRLVPPETRPVEDLEPLCASALRRFIRAYTSVPDTPTALYLRGFAHIGVTGAEDRPRALLRAMIAQLVTFHAPEELRIALLAGPERAADWAWLKWLPHAAHPTDSDAAGEVRLYAAEHDELMSLLGPAFTERPGFDRTAAPHAREPFTVVLLDGAELPEHSRLRQGGLRNTVVLEAAADPEQLTGCDLVLHVEDGRLSTMDNYGRRPLGLPDGLSATKAEALARRLSPYRTGGVPDAAEPLSADFDLAQLLGIGDPRDFDVHALWRSNSRWGKLRLPIGLSADGSVVELDIKESAQGGMGPHGVLIGATGSGKSELLRTLVITLAVTHSSELLNFVLVDFKGGATFLGMEQLPHTSAVITNLADELPLVDRMQDALHGELVRRQELLRRSGHSSLREYEAARAQGATLDPMPTLFLVVDEFSELLASKAEFMDLFVMIGRLGRSLGVHLLLASQRLDEGRIHQLESHLSYRIALRTFSAMESRSVLGVPDAYELPSAPGNGFLKYDTTTLVRFKAGYVSAPPAAPAATGGPTPLRRAAEVRPLGLTHQPLAPVEPVVGAEETATPQQDGSLLDVLIGRLRGQGPPARQVWLPPLAETPSLDSLLPGLDPSPERGLTALDWPGRGKLHAPVGVVDRPFEQVRDLLVADLSGGAGHVGVVGAPQSGKSTLVRTLLMALAVTHSPHEVQFYALDFGGGALGALNGLPHLGSVAGRLDTDRVRRTIAELSALLERREQDFARLGIDSMSAYRALRRESTVDDPYGDVFLVVDGWFTLRQDYEDLESRLSELASRGLGYGIHLVVTANRWSEIRPWLRDLLGTRYELRLGDPLESEIGSRIAASVPKEPGRGLTSDGLHFLGALPRVDGGTGVEDLQLATKVMIGELTACWPGEPAPPVRLLPLELPVSELPEPDGDLRIALGWDEQRLAPVHHDFETSPHLMVFGDTETGKTGLLRMLIQAILRRYTPAEARILLGDVRRELAEEVPEEYKIGYAVSGPALADLAVKAAGSMHKRLPGPEITPDRLRRRDWWQGPRLFVLVDDYELFGGGIGGPLEVLDPFLAQGADIGLHLVTARSSSSAIRAMMDPVLRRMWELGSPGLLLSYPKEEGKFLGEAPPRQLPPGRAQLVTRRGVSLIQLGHCPAPSQESR from the coding sequence GTGAGCACCGTCCAGATCAGCCGGCCGCCGCGCCGCCCGGCCCCGCCACTGCCGCGCGGCGAGCTGGAACTCCAGGAGCCGCCCGCGCTGCCGGAGGCGCAGGCCGCCGACATCAGCATGGCCATGACCTACCTGCCGATGGCGCTGGGCTCCGGCGCGACCGTGCTGCTGTTCGCCAACCCCGGCGCCGGGCCGGTCACCTACATCGCCTCCGGGCTGATGGCGGTCTCCACCATCGGCATGCTGGTCATGCAGCTGGGCCGCGCCGCCGGGGACCGCAAGCGCAAGCTCAAGGGCGAGCGGCGGGACTACCTGCGCTACCTCAGCCAGGTCCGCAAGCAGGTGCGCAGGGCCATCCTGGAGCACCGGGTCGCGCTCACCTACGACCACCCCGACCCGGCCCGGCTGTGGACCATCGCGGCCGGACCCCGGCTGTGGGAGCGCAGGCCCTCCGACGACGACTTCGCCGAGATCAGGGTGGGCACCGGCACCCAGCGCTCGCTGATCCGACTGGTGCCGCCGGAGACCCGGCCGGTGGAGGACCTGGAACCGTTGTGCGCCAGCGCGTTGCGCCGGTTCATCCGGGCCTACACCTCGGTGCCGGACACTCCGACCGCGCTGTACCTGCGCGGTTTCGCCCACATCGGCGTCACCGGGGCCGAGGACCGGCCGCGGGCCCTGCTGCGCGCGATGATCGCCCAGCTGGTCACCTTCCACGCGCCGGAGGAGCTGCGGATCGCGCTGCTGGCCGGTCCGGAGCGGGCCGCGGACTGGGCCTGGCTGAAGTGGCTGCCGCACGCCGCCCACCCCACCGACAGCGACGCCGCGGGCGAGGTCCGGCTCTACGCCGCCGAGCACGACGAGCTGATGTCCTTGCTGGGTCCCGCGTTCACCGAGCGACCCGGCTTCGACCGCACCGCCGCCCCGCACGCCCGCGAACCCTTCACCGTGGTGCTGCTGGACGGGGCCGAACTGCCGGAGCACTCCCGGCTGCGGCAGGGCGGACTGCGCAACACCGTGGTGCTGGAGGCCGCTGCCGACCCCGAGCAGCTCACCGGGTGCGACCTGGTGCTGCACGTCGAGGACGGCCGACTGTCCACTATGGACAACTACGGGCGCAGGCCGCTCGGGCTGCCGGACGGGCTCAGCGCGACCAAGGCCGAGGCGCTGGCCCGCAGGCTCAGCCCCTACCGCACCGGCGGTGTCCCGGATGCCGCCGAACCGCTCTCCGCCGACTTCGACCTGGCCCAGCTGCTCGGCATCGGCGACCCGCGCGACTTCGACGTGCACGCGCTGTGGCGCAGCAACTCCCGCTGGGGCAAGCTCCGGCTGCCGATCGGCCTGTCCGCGGACGGATCGGTGGTGGAGCTGGACATCAAGGAGTCCGCGCAGGGCGGCATGGGCCCGCACGGTGTGCTCATCGGCGCCACCGGCTCCGGCAAGAGCGAGCTGCTGCGCACCCTGGTGATCACCCTCGCGGTCACCCACTCCTCCGAGCTGCTCAACTTCGTGCTGGTGGACTTCAAGGGCGGCGCGACCTTCCTCGGCATGGAGCAGCTGCCGCACACCTCCGCGGTGATCACCAACCTGGCCGACGAACTGCCGCTGGTGGACCGCATGCAGGACGCCCTGCACGGTGAGCTGGTCCGGCGGCAGGAACTGTTGCGGCGCAGCGGGCACAGCTCACTGCGCGAGTACGAGGCGGCCCGCGCGCAGGGCGCCACCCTGGACCCGATGCCCACCCTGTTCCTGGTGGTGGACGAGTTCAGCGAGCTGCTGGCCAGCAAGGCCGAGTTCATGGACCTGTTCGTGATGATCGGCCGCCTCGGCCGCTCGCTCGGCGTGCACCTCCTCCTTGCCTCGCAACGGCTCGACGAGGGCCGCATCCACCAGCTGGAGTCGCACCTGTCCTACCGGATCGCGCTGCGCACCTTCTCCGCCATGGAGTCCCGCAGTGTGCTCGGCGTGCCGGATGCCTACGAGCTGCCCTCCGCGCCCGGCAACGGTTTCCTCAAGTACGACACCACCACCCTGGTCCGGTTCAAGGCGGGCTACGTCTCCGCCCCGCCCGCCGCCCCGGCCGCCACTGGCGGACCGACCCCGCTGCGCCGCGCCGCCGAGGTCCGCCCGCTCGGCCTGACCCACCAGCCCCTCGCCCCGGTCGAACCAGTCGTCGGAGCCGAGGAAACCGCCACGCCGCAACAGGACGGCAGCCTGCTGGACGTCCTCATCGGACGGTTGCGCGGCCAGGGCCCGCCGGCACGCCAGGTGTGGCTGCCGCCGCTGGCCGAGACGCCGAGCCTGGACAGCCTGCTGCCCGGCCTGGACCCCAGCCCCGAGCGCGGCCTGACCGCGCTGGACTGGCCCGGACGCGGCAAGCTGCACGCCCCGGTCGGCGTGGTGGACCGGCCCTTCGAGCAGGTGCGCGACCTGCTCGTCGCCGACCTCTCCGGCGGTGCCGGGCACGTCGGCGTGGTGGGCGCGCCGCAGTCCGGCAAGAGCACCCTGGTCCGCACCCTGCTGATGGCCCTGGCGGTCACGCACAGCCCGCACGAGGTGCAGTTCTACGCGCTGGACTTCGGCGGCGGCGCGCTCGGCGCGCTCAACGGCCTGCCGCACCTCGGCTCGGTGGCCGGGCGACTGGACACGGACAGGGTGCGCCGCACCATCGCCGAGCTCAGCGCCCTGCTGGAACGCCGCGAACAGGACTTCGCCCGCCTGGGCATCGACTCCATGTCCGCCTACCGCGCGCTACGCCGTGAGTCCACTGTGGACGATCCGTACGGCGACGTGTTCCTGGTGGTGGACGGCTGGTTCACGCTGCGCCAGGACTACGAGGACCTGGAGAGCAGGCTCTCCGAGCTGGCCTCCCGCGGCCTCGGCTACGGCATCCACCTGGTGGTCACCGCCAACCGCTGGTCGGAGATCCGGCCCTGGCTGCGCGACCTGCTCGGCACCCGCTACGAGCTGCGCCTCGGCGACCCCCTCGAATCCGAGATCGGCAGCCGGATCGCGGCCAGCGTGCCCAAGGAACCCGGCCGCGGCCTCACCTCCGACGGCCTGCACTTCCTCGGCGCGCTGCCCAGGGTCGACGGCGGCACCGGCGTGGAGGACCTCCAGCTGGCCACCAAGGTGATGATCGGCGAGCTGACCGCCTGCTGGCCGGGCGAACCCGCCCCGCCGGTCCGGCTGCTGCCGCTGGAACTGCCCGTGTCCGAGCTGCCCGAGCCCGACGGCGACCTGCGGATCGCGCTGGGCTGGGACGAGCAGCGGCTGGCCCCGGTGCACCACGACTTCGAGACCAGCCCGCACCTGATGGTCTTCGGCGACACCGAGACCGGCAAGACCGGCCTGCTGCGCATGCTGATCCAGGCCATCCTGCGCCGCTACACCCCGGCCGAGGCGCGCATCCTGCTCGGTGACGTGCGCCGCGAGCTGGCCGAGGAGGTGCCGGAGGAGTACAAGATCGGCTACGCGGTCAGCGGACCGGCACTGGCCGACCTCGCGGTCAAGGCCGCCGGGTCCATGCACAAACGCCTGCCCGGCCCGGAGATCACCCCCGACCGGCTGCGCCGCCGCGACTGGTGGCAGGGCCCGCGACTGTTCGTGCTGGTCGACGACTACGAGCTCTTCGGCGGCGGCATCGGCGGCCCGCTGGAGGTCCTCGATCCGTTCCTCGCCCAGGGCGCGGACATCGGTCTGCACCTGGTCACCGCGCGCAGCAGCTCCAGCGCGATCAGGGCGATGATGGACCCGGTGCTGCGGCGCATGTGGGAGCTGGGCAGCCCCGGCCTGCTGCTCTCCTATCCCAAGGAGGAGGGCAAGTTCCTCGGCGAGGCCCCGCCCCGCCAACTGCCTCCCGGCCGCGCGCAGCTGGTCACCCGCCGCGGCGTGTCCCTCATCCAGCTCGGCCACTGTCCCGCCCCCAGCCAGGAGTCCCGATGA
- the mycP gene encoding type VII secretion-associated serine protease mycosin, protein MNRTAATCLTALLLLATGLPAAAQPAPGDPVAPPLTPPGGLSGKCLPGSTSLVAQVPWAQHRLAPQRVWPLTRGAGQLVAVVDTGVDGSVPQLSGRVQEELDVTGSPKSIVDCPGHGTFVAGIIAAKPATGVGFAGIAPDARILPIRQSVGTSDGTVSGIAKGIRLAVDKGAGVVNVSVTSVYGTDELRAAVRYATERNVLVVAAAANNAQDGNPVSYPAAYPEVLAVGAIGQQGNRSQFSEAGDFLDLAAPGEGVISVGPRGPGHFQDNGTSYSAPFVAGVAALVRAYRPELTATQVKHRLEATADPPPRRAPDRELGWGVVNPHNAVTAVLPEEQGAQAAKPGPVTVPARAPEGPADPRILRAALVAAAAVLLAGAAAIGWVVLPMGRRRRWRAASSTREQR, encoded by the coding sequence GGTCGCGCCGCCGCTCACCCCGCCGGGCGGCCTCTCCGGCAAGTGCCTGCCCGGCTCCACCTCACTGGTCGCCCAGGTGCCGTGGGCGCAGCACCGCCTTGCCCCGCAACGGGTCTGGCCGCTGACCAGGGGAGCGGGCCAGCTGGTCGCGGTGGTGGACACCGGGGTGGACGGCTCGGTGCCGCAGCTGTCCGGCCGGGTGCAGGAGGAGCTGGACGTCACCGGCAGCCCCAAGTCCATTGTGGACTGTCCTGGGCACGGCACCTTCGTGGCCGGGATCATCGCGGCCAAACCCGCCACCGGGGTCGGCTTCGCCGGGATCGCCCCGGACGCGCGGATCCTGCCCATCCGGCAGTCGGTGGGCACCTCCGACGGCACGGTCAGCGGCATCGCCAAGGGCATCCGGCTGGCCGTGGACAAGGGCGCCGGGGTGGTCAACGTGTCGGTCACCTCGGTGTACGGCACCGACGAGCTGCGCGCCGCGGTCCGCTACGCCACCGAGCGCAACGTGCTGGTGGTCGCCGCCGCGGCCAACAACGCCCAGGACGGCAACCCGGTCAGCTATCCCGCGGCCTACCCCGAGGTGCTCGCGGTGGGCGCGATCGGCCAGCAGGGCAACCGGTCCCAGTTCTCCGAGGCCGGTGACTTCCTGGACCTGGCCGCGCCGGGGGAGGGCGTGATCAGCGTCGGCCCGCGCGGACCGGGCCACTTCCAGGACAACGGCACCAGCTACTCCGCGCCGTTCGTGGCCGGGGTCGCCGCGCTCGTGCGCGCCTACCGGCCGGAGCTGACCGCGACCCAGGTCAAGCACCGCCTGGAAGCCACCGCCGACCCACCGCCCCGCCGCGCCCCCGACCGGGAGCTGGGCTGGGGCGTGGTCAACCCGCACAACGCGGTCACCGCCGTGCTGCCCGAGGAACAGGGCGCACAGGCCGCCAAACCCGGACCGGTGACCGTGCCGGCCCGCGCCCCGGAAGGCCCCGCCGACCCACGAATCCTGCGGGCCGCGCTGGTGGCCGCCGCCGCGGTGCTGCTGGCAGGCGCGGCCGCCATCGGCTGGGTGGTGCTGCCCATGGGAAGACGACGCCGTTGGCGCGCAGCAAGTTCGACTAGGGAGCAACGGTGA